The segment CGACCACCGGGAAGAGGAGGGCGTTGAAGTACGACAGGCGACGCGGCACGAGACCGGCGGCGCGCATGAGCCCGCCGAGCTCGGCGAGCGTGTAGCGGCGGCGATGGTGGCTCACGATGTCCTGGTTGCCCCAGAGGAACCGGAACGCCGGGACGGTGACGAGCACGTGGCCGCCGGGACGGCAGACGCGCGCCAGCTCGACGAACGCCGCCCGGTCGTCCTCGACGTGCTCGACGATGTCGAAGGCCGTCACGAGGTCGAAGGCGGCGCTCGCGATCGGAACGTGGATGATGCTGCCGAGGAACATCGGGCACGCGACACGCGTTCGCGCGAAGCGGATGGCCTCGACCGACATGTCCATGCCGATCACGGTGCCGT is part of the Deltaproteobacteria bacterium genome and harbors:
- a CDS encoding class I SAM-dependent methyltransferase; its protein translation is MQRDFYAEYSEIEDTHWWFRGRREIFTRLLEPLAATPLRMLDIGFGTGAMLKFLEPYGTVIGMDMSVEAIRFARTRVACPMFLGSIIHVPIASAAFDLVTAFDIVEHVEDDRAAFVELARVCRPGGHVLVTVPAFRFLWGNQDIVSHHRRRYTLAELGGLMRAAGLVPRRLSYFNALLFPVVAAVRVARRLRGEPLSDQVKSDFTMTKPGIVNDTLARLFGAEGRWLARWRLPVGVSLLCLAERPA